A stretch of the uncultured Trichococcus sp. genome encodes the following:
- a CDS encoding S1-like domain-containing RNA-binding protein encodes MSKVLGTIITGVIVDENEKSVFVQKDGITYRLDKAESETALQLGDTVKGFVYEGMNKQLRMTLKEPTSQVGKYGWGTVVAVRKDLGVFVDIGLEDKEIVVSLDNLPDIKSLWPKKGDRLLIALEQDSKDRLWGVIADEPVFRSISRSPGEELKNKDVTGTVFRLKLVGTFILTDDHYIGFIHPSEREIEPRLGEVVSGRVIGISQHGMLNLSLKPRAHEAISEDAAMILVLLEQSPTHSLPYWDKSDPEAIKEYFGISKAQFKRALGHLLKARLIIQEDGHTKLIKKD; translated from the coding sequence ATGAGTAAAGTACTAGGAACAATCATTACAGGTGTGATCGTGGACGAGAACGAGAAAAGTGTCTTCGTCCAGAAAGACGGCATCACTTACAGATTGGATAAGGCAGAGTCGGAAACGGCGTTGCAGTTAGGGGACACTGTTAAAGGATTCGTCTACGAAGGGATGAACAAGCAACTGCGCATGACCTTGAAGGAGCCGACAAGCCAAGTAGGGAAATATGGTTGGGGAACAGTTGTGGCTGTCCGGAAAGATTTAGGTGTGTTTGTGGATATCGGTCTTGAGGACAAAGAAATTGTCGTTTCTTTGGATAACTTGCCCGATATCAAATCACTGTGGCCGAAAAAGGGAGATCGACTGCTGATTGCCTTGGAGCAGGACAGCAAAGACCGTCTGTGGGGAGTCATCGCCGATGAACCGGTATTCCGTTCCATTTCCCGTTCTCCGGGTGAGGAATTGAAAAATAAAGATGTGACTGGAACCGTCTTCCGTTTGAAATTGGTGGGTACGTTCATCTTGACGGATGATCATTACATCGGGTTCATTCATCCCTCCGAGCGGGAAATCGAACCACGCTTGGGTGAAGTCGTCAGTGGGCGGGTAATCGGCATCAGTCAACACGGCATGCTGAACCTGTCCTTAAAACCGCGTGCCCACGAAGCAATCAGTGAGGACGCAGCCATGATTTTGGTGTTGCTGGAGCAAAGCCCTACGCACAGCTTGCCTTATTGGGATAAGAGTGACCCTGAAGCGATCAAAGAATACTTTGGCATCAGCAAGGCGCAATTCAAAAGGGCGTTGGGACATTTGCTGAAGGCCAGGCTGATCATCCAAGAAGATGGTCACACAAAATTAATCAAAAAGGATTAG
- the pfkA gene encoding 6-phosphofructokinase: MKRIAVLTSGGDAPGMNAAIRAVVRKGIYDGLEVYGINYGYAGMVAGDFRRLTIDDVGDTISRGGTILYSARYPEFAKREGQLKGIEQLKKFGIDGLIVIGGDGSYRGGAALTKLGFPTIGIPGTIDNDIPGTDYTLGFDTAINTVLESVDKIRDTATSHIRTFVVEVMGRNAGDIALWTGIGSGAESIVIPEKEFTMEEVVAEIQEGRARGKKHTIIMLAEGVMSGVEFAEKLSEFEEFHTRVTVLGHVQRGGSPSAKDRVLGSIFGYNAVKMLEEGKGGICVGVKGDEVVFNDIIDTLENQKHLPLLSLYQINKEISF; the protein is encoded by the coding sequence GTGAAACGTATTGCAGTTTTGACCAGTGGTGGAGATGCACCAGGAATGAATGCTGCCATTCGCGCTGTCGTGCGCAAAGGCATTTATGACGGTTTGGAAGTATATGGCATCAATTATGGCTATGCTGGCATGGTAGCCGGTGATTTCCGTCGTCTGACGATCGATGATGTCGGAGACACAATCAGCCGTGGGGGCACAATTTTATATTCCGCCCGCTATCCGGAGTTCGCAAAACGCGAAGGACAGCTGAAAGGAATCGAACAGTTGAAGAAATTCGGCATCGATGGCCTGATCGTAATCGGGGGCGATGGATCCTACCGTGGAGGAGCAGCGCTTACTAAATTAGGTTTCCCGACAATCGGTATCCCAGGAACAATCGACAACGATATTCCCGGAACGGATTATACGCTTGGTTTTGATACTGCGATCAATACAGTATTGGAATCCGTGGACAAAATCAGAGATACTGCAACAAGCCATATCCGTACATTCGTTGTTGAAGTAATGGGCAGAAATGCCGGTGACATCGCTTTGTGGACTGGTATCGGCAGTGGCGCGGAATCCATCGTCATTCCCGAAAAAGAATTCACAATGGAAGAAGTAGTTGCTGAAATCCAGGAAGGCAGAGCGCGCGGCAAAAAACATACGATCATCATGTTGGCTGAAGGCGTAATGTCAGGGGTTGAATTCGCAGAGAAACTTTCCGAATTCGAAGAATTCCATACACGTGTAACTGTTCTGGGCCACGTGCAACGCGGCGGATCGCCATCAGCGAAGGACCGTGTATTGGGAAGCATCTTCGGTTACAACGCCGTTAAAATGCTTGAAGAAGGCAAAGGCGGAATCTGTGTAGGCGTCAAGGGTGATGAAGTTGTATTCAACGATATCATCGACACACTTGAGAATCAAAAACACTTACCATTGTTGTCGCTTTATCAGATCAACAAAGAAATTTCTTTCTAA
- the dnaE gene encoding DNA polymerase III subunit alpha, whose translation MSFVHLQVISAYSLLQTTTRIEDLVRSAKAKGYQAIALTDQNVLYGQVDFFKLCKKYAIQPILGIQLDLPGIISKDRSFPLVLLAKDFEGYKKLMALSTVRNQDASDKDLLSLLGADTSRLIAITPGEKGEIESFLVGNDPENAKAASLAWKKIFTPGNFYLGVQLHEKMKPIIPRLKLLSQETNIPTTAMHDVRYLEPSDNFSCRVLKAIEANERVDLQSEALDGTYYLPSCEEIERKFREADLVGSAETTQKIADEIKIELPLHQSLLPRYPLPAGTTPQAYLRRLCEEGLRQRIGTSDAEYEKRLAYELEVIHEMGFDDYFLIVWDVMAYARKAKIMPGAGRGSAAGSLVSYVLRITHVDPIRYNLLFERFLNKERYNMPDIDLDFPDNRRDDILHYVRDKYGSDHVAQIATFGTLAAKMSLRDTARVFGLTTAEAQAWSNAIPNQLGISLAEARQKSKELQHLISATDVNRLLYETAEKIEGVPRHVSTHAAGVVISDKPLRDIVPLQKKNSDLYLTQYTMGNIEEIGLLKMDFLGLKNLTILNDAVQLASDAHKKNINIWEIPMDDDRTLDIFRRADTNGVFQFESPGIKNVLRKLRPESIEDVAAVNALYRPGPMEQIDLFISRKKGLAAIDYLHPDLKSILEVTYGVMVYQEQVMQVASRMAGFSLGEADILRRAIGKKQKSAIDEERKHFIEGSLQQGYSEQTAEQVYDYIERFANYGFNRSHSVAYSFIAYQLAYMKANFPEAFFAALLNSVNQHSDKMREYFIELKRRNITVSYPDINTSNWKFALQHQTIQFGLGGIKGLRRDFIQEIIKERQGHGHYQDFVQFLRRIHPKWLKEENITPLIYSGAFDSFGHSRATLLQSLPGMLNSIDYSGNNIDLFSILEPKYVETEELPLLELLDMEEAALGHSLKGHPIDQFGKLYTNGSVVYVTELAYDKKMRTMGLIKDIRRIQTKKGDPMAFANLTDSTGEISVTIFPEYYIRFMKQLKANQLLVVEGKLERSKQADKTNFLVTHIWDAEVYQEMMGQKKENVFIRLTTENNQAELFNKMYRILNKQPGDHPVILYNEAKKQTVRLTAENWVTISAELLESLQAVFGNGNVAVK comes from the coding sequence ATGTCTTTTGTGCATTTGCAGGTCATCAGTGCCTATTCTCTTTTGCAGACGACTACCCGAATAGAGGATTTGGTGCGCAGCGCCAAGGCAAAAGGCTATCAGGCCATCGCACTCACGGACCAAAATGTCCTTTATGGTCAAGTCGACTTCTTCAAACTTTGCAAAAAGTATGCTATCCAACCCATTTTGGGCATCCAACTGGATTTGCCCGGAATCATCAGTAAAGATCGCTCCTTTCCATTGGTTTTGTTGGCAAAGGATTTCGAGGGCTACAAAAAGTTGATGGCTTTGTCGACGGTCAGGAATCAGGATGCTTCGGATAAGGATTTGCTTTCCCTTTTAGGGGCTGATACAAGCCGCCTTATCGCGATTACGCCCGGAGAAAAAGGCGAAATCGAGAGTTTTTTGGTGGGAAATGATCCAGAGAACGCCAAGGCAGCCAGTTTGGCCTGGAAAAAAATTTTCACCCCCGGCAATTTTTATTTAGGCGTTCAGCTCCACGAAAAAATGAAACCGATCATCCCGAGACTGAAGCTTCTATCGCAGGAGACGAATATCCCGACTACGGCTATGCATGACGTCAGATATCTCGAACCGAGCGACAATTTCAGTTGCCGTGTCCTGAAGGCAATCGAAGCGAACGAAAGAGTGGATCTGCAATCTGAAGCGTTGGATGGCACGTATTACTTGCCGTCCTGCGAAGAAATCGAAAGGAAATTTCGGGAAGCTGATTTGGTGGGTTCCGCTGAAACGACCCAGAAAATTGCGGACGAAATAAAAATCGAATTGCCATTGCATCAGTCGCTGTTGCCGCGTTATCCGCTGCCTGCCGGGACAACACCCCAAGCATACCTAAGACGGCTCTGTGAAGAAGGGCTGCGTCAGCGGATCGGGACTTCTGATGCGGAATATGAAAAACGCTTGGCTTACGAATTGGAAGTCATCCATGAAATGGGCTTCGATGATTATTTCCTGATTGTTTGGGATGTGATGGCTTATGCCCGAAAAGCGAAGATCATGCCCGGAGCCGGCCGTGGTTCCGCCGCAGGCTCGCTCGTGTCATACGTCCTGCGCATCACTCATGTCGATCCCATCAGATACAATTTGTTGTTTGAACGGTTTCTGAACAAAGAGCGCTACAACATGCCGGATATCGATTTGGATTTTCCGGATAATCGGAGGGACGACATCCTGCACTATGTCCGGGATAAATACGGTTCGGACCACGTCGCCCAAATAGCCACATTCGGGACGCTGGCCGCGAAAATGTCTTTGCGTGATACGGCACGCGTATTCGGACTCACAACCGCGGAGGCTCAGGCATGGTCGAATGCGATCCCGAATCAATTGGGCATCAGTCTGGCGGAGGCAAGGCAGAAGTCAAAAGAATTACAGCACCTGATCAGCGCGACTGACGTGAACCGCCTTCTTTACGAAACGGCCGAAAAGATTGAAGGCGTTCCGCGGCATGTTTCCACTCATGCGGCAGGTGTCGTCATCAGCGACAAGCCATTACGGGATATTGTGCCTTTGCAGAAGAAAAACAGCGATCTGTATCTGACACAGTACACGATGGGCAACATCGAAGAAATCGGGTTGCTGAAAATGGACTTCCTTGGTCTGAAAAATCTGACGATACTGAACGATGCGGTGCAATTGGCCAGCGATGCGCACAAAAAAAACATCAACATTTGGGAAATACCGATGGATGACGATCGGACGCTCGACATATTCCGAAGGGCGGATACGAATGGGGTGTTCCAATTTGAATCCCCCGGCATAAAAAATGTATTGCGAAAGCTTAGGCCGGAATCGATTGAAGATGTCGCTGCCGTCAATGCGCTTTATCGGCCGGGTCCGATGGAACAGATCGACCTCTTCATTTCGCGGAAAAAGGGATTGGCCGCAATCGATTATCTCCATCCGGATCTGAAGTCGATCCTGGAGGTTACCTACGGGGTAATGGTTTATCAGGAACAGGTCATGCAAGTGGCTTCCAGAATGGCTGGCTTCAGCCTGGGGGAAGCGGACATCCTCAGAAGAGCAATAGGCAAAAAACAAAAATCGGCTATCGATGAAGAAAGAAAACACTTTATTGAAGGGTCGCTGCAGCAAGGCTATTCCGAGCAGACGGCCGAGCAAGTGTATGATTACATCGAGCGGTTCGCCAATTACGGTTTCAACCGTTCGCATTCGGTCGCCTATTCCTTCATAGCCTACCAACTTGCTTACATGAAGGCAAACTTCCCGGAAGCTTTTTTTGCTGCTTTGCTGAATTCCGTCAACCAACACTCGGATAAGATGAGGGAATACTTCATCGAACTGAAAAGGCGCAACATAACCGTTTCCTATCCGGACATCAATACGAGCAACTGGAAATTTGCACTGCAGCATCAGACGATCCAATTCGGCTTGGGCGGAATCAAAGGACTCAGACGCGATTTTATCCAAGAAATCATCAAAGAGCGTCAAGGTCATGGGCACTATCAGGATTTCGTCCAATTTTTGAGAAGGATCCATCCGAAGTGGCTGAAAGAGGAAAACATCACACCACTCATCTACAGTGGGGCGTTCGATAGTTTCGGGCATTCGCGCGCGACACTGCTGCAGTCGTTGCCGGGTATGCTGAATAGCATCGATTACAGCGGAAACAACATCGACCTTTTTTCGATACTGGAACCGAAATATGTTGAAACGGAAGAACTGCCCCTGCTGGAACTGTTGGATATGGAGGAAGCTGCTCTGGGCCATTCTTTGAAGGGCCATCCGATCGATCAATTCGGCAAATTGTACACCAACGGCTCAGTTGTTTACGTTACCGAGCTGGCATACGATAAAAAAATGCGCACGATGGGACTGATCAAAGACATCCGAAGAATCCAGACGAAGAAGGGCGATCCGATGGCTTTCGCAAACCTCACCGACAGTACAGGCGAAATCAGCGTCACGATTTTTCCCGAGTACTATATCCGGTTCATGAAACAGCTGAAGGCAAACCAGCTGCTTGTCGTTGAAGGCAAGCTGGAGCGGTCAAAACAAGCCGACAAAACGAATTTTTTGGTCACGCACATTTGGGATGCAGAAGTCTATCAGGAAATGATGGGTCAAAAAAAAGAAAATGTCTTCATCCGCTTGACGACGGAAAACAATCAAGCTGAACTGTTCAATAAAATGTACCGGATATTGAACAAACAACCGGGTGACCATCCCGTCATCCTCTACAACGAAGCCAAAAAACAAACGGTGCGGTTGACGGCTGAAAACTGGGTCACTATTTCGGCTGAATTGCTTGAGTCACTCCAGGCTGTATTTGGGAACGGAAATGTGGCCGTTAAATGA
- the pyk gene encoding pyruvate kinase, with the protein MKKTKIVCTIGPASESVETLVKLINAGMNVARLNFSHGDFEEHGARIVNIREASKITGKMCAILLDTKGPEIRTNNMKDGIVSLIAGETVRISMTEVEGTKDKFSITYPELINDVVVGNHILLDDGLIDLEVTEIDKENNEIVTLIKNSGILKNKKGVNLPGIKTNFPGITQKDTEDIIFGIENDVDFIAASFVRRASDVLAITEILEKHNATHIQIIPKIENQEGLDNIDEILKVSQGLMVARGDLGVEIPTEEVPIAQKMLIKKCNALGKPVITATQMLDSMQRNPRPTRAEAGDVANAIFDGTDAVMLSGETAAGDYPVEAVSTMATIAIRTEEALVGQDAFALKAYSNTDMAEAIGQSVGHTARNLNIQTIVAATESGHTARMISKYRPKSHIVAVTFSERQRRGLALSWGVYPFVTEKPDSTDEMMELAAKVAKEEKFAKEGDLIIITAGVPVGERGTTNLMKIQLIGTKLTSGQGIGDKSVIGKAVVALSAEEAIAKVTEDCILVLKTSDKDYTPAFEKAAAVIVEAGGLTSHAAVVGIASGIPVIVGAANATTLVEDNELITIDSRRGIIYRGATTTI; encoded by the coding sequence ATGAAAAAGACAAAAATTGTATGTACAATCGGGCCTGCCAGTGAATCAGTAGAAACACTCGTAAAATTAATCAATGCCGGTATGAACGTTGCCCGCTTGAATTTCTCGCACGGAGATTTTGAAGAACATGGTGCTCGTATCGTCAACATTCGTGAAGCGTCAAAAATCACAGGCAAAATGTGCGCTATCCTTTTGGATACAAAAGGCCCTGAAATCCGTACAAACAACATGAAAGACGGCATCGTGTCGTTGATCGCAGGAGAAACAGTAAGAATCTCAATGACAGAAGTTGAGGGTACGAAAGATAAATTCTCAATCACTTACCCAGAATTGATCAACGATGTTGTTGTCGGAAACCATATCCTATTGGATGATGGCTTGATCGACCTTGAAGTTACTGAAATCGACAAAGAGAACAATGAAATTGTTACTTTGATCAAAAACTCAGGAATCCTGAAAAATAAAAAAGGTGTCAATCTGCCGGGGATCAAAACGAACTTCCCAGGGATTACACAAAAAGATACTGAAGACATCATCTTCGGTATCGAGAATGATGTCGATTTCATCGCAGCGAGCTTCGTTCGTCGCGCAAGTGATGTATTGGCAATCACTGAGATTTTAGAAAAACATAATGCAACCCACATCCAAATCATCCCTAAAATCGAAAACCAAGAAGGTCTCGATAACATCGACGAGATTCTGAAAGTTTCTCAAGGTTTGATGGTTGCCCGTGGTGACTTAGGAGTAGAAATCCCTACGGAAGAAGTTCCTATCGCACAAAAAATGTTGATCAAAAAATGTAACGCTTTAGGCAAACCAGTCATCACAGCAACACAAATGCTTGATTCCATGCAACGCAACCCACGTCCTACACGTGCTGAAGCAGGAGACGTTGCCAACGCAATCTTTGACGGAACTGATGCGGTTATGCTATCCGGAGAAACAGCTGCAGGGGATTATCCGGTTGAAGCTGTTTCGACAATGGCTACAATCGCAATCCGTACTGAAGAAGCGCTCGTTGGACAAGACGCATTTGCTCTGAAAGCATACAGCAACACGGATATGGCTGAAGCAATCGGTCAGTCGGTTGGACATACAGCCCGCAACCTTAACATCCAAACAATCGTTGCCGCTACTGAGTCTGGTCACACAGCGCGCATGATCTCTAAATACCGTCCGAAATCACACATCGTTGCAGTCACTTTCTCGGAGCGTCAAAGACGCGGATTGGCACTTTCATGGGGTGTGTATCCGTTCGTAACCGAAAAACCTGATTCAACTGATGAAATGATGGAATTGGCTGCTAAAGTTGCCAAAGAAGAAAAATTCGCTAAAGAAGGCGACTTGATCATCATCACTGCTGGTGTACCAGTAGGCGAACGCGGCACAACAAACTTGATGAAGATCCAATTGATCGGAACAAAATTGACTTCCGGCCAAGGTATCGGCGATAAATCTGTCATCGGTAAAGCTGTTGTGGCTCTTTCCGCGGAGGAAGCAATCGCTAAAGTTACAGAAGACTGCATCTTAGTGTTGAAGACTTCTGATAAAGACTATACACCTGCATTCGAAAAAGCTGCAGCGGTGATCGTTGAAGCTGGCGGCTTGACAAGTCATGCTGCGGTTGTCGGTATCGCAAGTGGCATCCCGGTAATCGTAGGAGCAGCCAATGCGACTACATTAGTGGAAGACAATGAATTGATCACAATCGATTCTCGTCGCGGCATCATTTACCGCGGTGCAACAACTACCATCTAA
- a CDS encoding YjzD family protein, producing the protein MKYIAIIFWGFILGQVSVYLGSALSGGSYDFMIATMTGIFTALIVVLVSALMPKTASHK; encoded by the coding sequence ATGAAATATATTGCAATCATTTTCTGGGGATTTATCTTAGGGCAAGTATCTGTTTATCTTGGCAGCGCCTTGTCCGGCGGCAGTTATGACTTTATGATCGCAACCATGACGGGTATCTTCACCGCGCTGATCGTAGTTCTCGTTTCTGCGTTGATGCCGAAGACGGCCTCCCATAAATAA